One genomic region from Ignavibacteriales bacterium encodes:
- a CDS encoding putative monovalent cation/H+ antiporter subunit A, producing the protein MLNLLIIGFIASALAPFIYKRTKNYFGWIAASFPLYMFISFFLKYNEIVSGNVIKEATNWIPSLGINFTFLLDGLSLTFVLIITLIGTAVFLYAGSYMKDYEQTGRFYLYIGVFMTSMIGLVLSDNMITLFVFWELTSISSYLLIGFNHHKESSRKSALQALLVTGGGGLALMAGLILLAQVSGSFEISALYNMHSTIVGSSLYPAIVILVLLGAFTKSAQFPFHFWLPNAMEAPTPVSAYLHSATMVKAGIYLIARLNHAIGGTVLWQDTILVAGTITMFIAALLAFKQTDLKKLLAYSTLSVLGTLTMLLGIGSNLAIKAFFIFLVAHSLYKGTLFLVAGTLDHETGTRDVSILGGLRKFLPVTMIAALLASFSMMGIIPLVGFIGKETVYSSILEVENFRFFLLALAVISNAFVVMVTILVGIKPFFGNLLPTPKSPHEAPLKMLIGPLVLSVFGLLSGMFPNVFIQKLLDQTTISIIAEELGITVKLWHGFNFVLLLSFITLALGISIYYFRKQIIQALDNISLTKFIKPSYWYERILNGTLSFAKLQTKVLQNGYLRYYIIFIILTTLGLAGYTLFRSPGIGSLVINLDITIYELIIALMIIASTILVITSDSRLKAIVSLGVVGFAMGIIFILYSAPDLALTTFAIETLTVILFVLVLYKLPKYLKFSKPVVKIRDAIIAGSVGIFMTMIVLLVTAGEMQSELKKYFADASLPEGKGRNIVNVILVDFRAIDTLGEIAVLAVAAIGVYALLKLRLKESDK; encoded by the coding sequence ATGCTAAACCTTTTAATAATAGGATTTATTGCTTCAGCTCTTGCTCCTTTTATTTATAAAAGAACAAAGAATTATTTCGGATGGATTGCTGCATCTTTTCCGCTTTACATGTTCATAAGTTTCTTTCTTAAATACAATGAAATTGTATCGGGAAATGTTATTAAAGAAGCTACTAACTGGATTCCTTCACTAGGAATTAATTTTACTTTCCTGCTTGATGGATTAAGTCTTACCTTCGTTTTGATAATCACTCTAATTGGAACAGCAGTTTTTCTATATGCAGGCAGCTATATGAAAGACTACGAACAGACGGGAAGATTTTATTTATACATCGGTGTGTTTATGACATCGATGATCGGACTTGTGCTTTCTGATAATATGATTACTCTTTTTGTATTCTGGGAATTAACAAGCATTAGCTCATATTTATTGATTGGGTTTAATCATCACAAAGAATCATCAAGAAAATCAGCGCTGCAGGCTTTACTTGTAACGGGCGGAGGCGGACTTGCATTAATGGCTGGATTAATTCTTCTCGCTCAAGTCTCCGGAAGCTTTGAGATTTCTGCTCTTTACAATATGCATTCTACAATTGTTGGTTCGAGTCTTTATCCAGCAATCGTGATTTTAGTTCTGCTTGGTGCCTTTACAAAATCCGCTCAATTCCCTTTCCACTTTTGGTTACCGAATGCAATGGAAGCTCCTACTCCCGTAAGTGCATATTTACATTCTGCAACGATGGTGAAAGCAGGAATTTATTTAATTGCAAGACTAAATCACGCAATTGGCGGAACTGTTTTGTGGCAGGATACAATTCTTGTTGCAGGAACAATCACGATGTTCATTGCTGCTCTACTGGCATTCAAACAAACTGATCTAAAAAAACTTCTGGCTTACTCAACTTTAAGTGTGCTTGGCACTTTAACAATGCTTTTGGGAATCGGATCAAACCTTGCGATAAAAGCCTTCTTCATTTTTCTTGTGGCTCATTCACTTTATAAAGGAACTTTATTTCTGGTTGCCGGAACTTTGGATCACGAAACAGGTACCCGTGATGTTTCAATACTCGGTGGATTAAGGAAATTTCTACCCGTTACAATGATAGCTGCGCTGCTTGCATCGTTTTCTATGATGGGAATTATTCCGCTCGTTGGATTTATTGGCAAAGAAACCGTTTACTCCTCGATACTGGAAGTTGAAAATTTCAGATTCTTCTTACTTGCGCTTGCTGTAATTTCAAATGCTTTTGTTGTAATGGTTACAATTCTTGTTGGAATAAAACCGTTCTTCGGGAATCTTCTTCCAACTCCTAAATCGCCACACGAAGCGCCATTAAAAATGCTTATTGGACCTCTTGTTCTTTCTGTGTTTGGATTATTATCAGGGATGTTTCCTAATGTCTTCATTCAAAAATTACTTGATCAAACAACAATCAGCATAATAGCTGAGGAGTTGGGAATAACAGTTAAACTTTGGCATGGATTCAATTTTGTTTTACTATTAAGCTTTATAACTCTTGCGTTAGGAATAAGCATCTACTATTTCAGGAAACAAATTATCCAAGCGCTTGATAACATTTCTCTTACGAAATTTATAAAACCTTCATACTGGTATGAAAGGATATTAAATGGAACACTATCATTTGCAAAGCTGCAAACAAAAGTTCTTCAAAACGGCTATTTAAGATATTATATCATATTTATAATTCTTACAACTTTGGGCTTAGCTGGATATACTTTGTTCAGAAGTCCTGGGATTGGTTCATTAGTAATTAATCTTGACATAACTATTTATGAATTGATTATTGCCCTTATGATAATTGCTTCAACTATTCTTGTAATCACTTCAGATTCAAGATTAAAAGCAATTGTATCTCTTGGAGTAGTAGGTTTTGCAATGGGAATTATTTTTATTCTTTACAGCGCTCCAGATCTCGCACTAACAACTTTTGCAATTGAAACATTAACAGTTATACTTTTTGTACTTGTTCTTTATAAACTCCCAAAGTACTTAAAGTTTTCCAAACCAGTCGTCAAAATCAGAGATGCAATAATTGCAGGTAGTGTTGGAATTTTTATGACGATGATCGTTCTACTTGTAACAGCTGGTGAAATGCAATCAGAATTAAAAAAATATTTTGCCGATGCAAGTCTACCTGAAGGTAAAGGTAGAAATATAGTAAATGTTATTCTTGTTGATTTCCGTGCAATTGATACGCTTGGAGAGATTGCTGTACTTGCAGTTGCTGCTATCGGTGTTTATGCTCTGCTTAAGTTAAGGCTGAAGGAGAGTGATAAATAA
- a CDS encoding adenylate/guanylate cyclase domain-containing protein translates to MIKNTTKLFEEIFSEEIISNESFRSKVLAGIIGFLIVLVLLLSIVFNKQFKDISHFPIIIELTLIILGAIFIRALFVSRAVKRWNRYGVKAFILIRYVNALIEISIPSVILIIYSFQLPSVYPLFTPLALLYFLIIMLSSLELDFKLCVFTGTVAAIQYLAIAWYLTTKPFPDEFISAVSFFPSYIGTAALFFVSGHTAGLITNQIKKGLLKHYKVREERNEIQKLFGQQISIEVVNELVENKFEVQSRVRFAAIMFLDIRNFSIFAQNKSPEEIIAYQNNVFSFIIEIINRNKGIVNQIMGDGLMAIFGAPIEHDNDCQLAVNAALEIHKELKRRSDNGIIPETVIRIGINAGEVVTGNVGTSERKQYSITGQPVIIAARLEQINKELNSTILISESVYKNAHIDFEPIRHNDVIIKGLPAPINIYQLI, encoded by the coding sequence ATGATTAAAAACACTACAAAACTTTTTGAAGAAATATTCTCAGAAGAAATAATTTCAAACGAAAGTTTTCGCTCAAAAGTGCTTGCTGGTATAATTGGGTTTTTAATTGTATTAGTATTATTGCTTTCGATAGTTTTTAATAAACAGTTTAAAGACATCTCCCATTTTCCTATTATAATTGAGTTAACATTAATTATACTGGGAGCTATATTTATACGTGCTTTGTTTGTTAGTCGTGCTGTAAAACGTTGGAACCGTTACGGAGTTAAAGCATTTATACTTATCAGATATGTTAACGCACTTATCGAAATAAGTATTCCGAGCGTTATACTAATTATATATTCTTTCCAACTTCCATCTGTGTATCCGCTTTTTACGCCACTTGCATTATTGTATTTTTTAATCATAATGCTTTCCTCTCTTGAGCTTGATTTTAAACTTTGTGTTTTTACAGGAACTGTTGCCGCAATTCAATATCTTGCAATTGCTTGGTACCTAACTACAAAACCTTTCCCTGATGAATTTATAAGCGCTGTTTCTTTCTTCCCTTCTTACATAGGTACAGCAGCTTTATTTTTTGTTTCCGGTCATACTGCGGGATTAATAACTAATCAAATAAAAAAAGGATTACTAAAGCATTATAAAGTACGTGAGGAAAGAAATGAAATTCAAAAACTTTTTGGTCAGCAAATTTCTATAGAAGTTGTAAATGAATTGGTAGAAAATAAGTTTGAAGTTCAAAGTAGAGTTAGATTTGCTGCAATTATGTTTTTGGATATAAGAAATTTTTCAATCTTTGCTCAAAATAAATCGCCCGAAGAAATTATCGCATATCAGAATAATGTTTTCTCTTTTATTATAGAAATAATAAATAGAAATAAAGGTATAGTAAACCAAATTATGGGTGATGGTTTGATGGCTATTTTTGGAGCTCCGATTGAGCATGATAATGATTGCCAGCTTGCAGTAAATGCAGCGTTAGAAATACATAAAGAACTAAAAAGAAGAAGCGACAACGGAATAATTCCCGAAACCGTAATAAGAATCGGAATAAATGCGGGTGAGGTTGTAACCGGGAATGTCGGAACAAGTGAACGAAAGCAATATTCGATTACCGGTCAGCCTGTAATAATTGCCGCGAGACTTGAACAAATAAATAAAGAACTTAACTCAACAATTCTAATTTCAGAATCCGTTTATAAAAATGCTCATATAGATTTTGAACCTATCAGGCACAATGATGTTATCATCAAAGGATTACCAGCTCCAATAAACATCTATCAATTAATTTGA
- a CDS encoding Na+/H+ antiporter subunit C yields the protein MTFLLAILVGVLYTAGIYMILRRSLVKVIIGLIFLGHAANLLIFTIGRVTKGFPAFVPADGTKLVEPFADPLPQALILTAIVIGFGVQAFAIVLFKRAYQTVGTDDLDEMKSTDELKEDK from the coding sequence ATGACGTTTCTTCTCGCAATATTAGTTGGCGTTCTTTATACAGCAGGAATTTATATGATCCTGCGCAGAAGTCTGGTTAAAGTAATTATCGGATTAATCTTTTTGGGACACGCTGCAAATCTTTTAATATTTACAATTGGAAGAGTTACAAAAGGTTTTCCCGCTTTCGTTCCTGCTGATGGAACAAAATTAGTTGAACCATTTGCCGATCCTTTACCTCAGGCATTAATACTTACAGCTATCGTTATTGGTTTTGGTGTGCAGGCATTTGCAATAGTTCTTTTCAAACGTGCTTATCAAACTGTTGGAACAGATGATCTTGATGAAATGAAATCAACAGATGAACTGAAAGAGGATAAGTAA
- a CDS encoding cation:proton antiporter, whose product MSFLEIAVNISIIVIGISLILIFIRLAIGPSIEDRIVALDLLAANAIGFVAVYAIQNKTTTFLDVGIIVALLAFLGTVAFAYYLERSTRK is encoded by the coding sequence ATGAGTTTCCTTGAAATTGCAGTAAACATTTCAATAATAGTAATTGGTATATCGCTGATACTTATTTTTATCAGACTTGCAATTGGTCCATCTATTGAAGATCGCATTGTTGCGCTTGATCTATTAGCTGCAAATGCTATTGGTTTTGTTGCAGTTTATGCAATTCAAAATAAGACTACTACTTTTCTTGATGTGGGAATAATTGTGGCTCTTCTGGCGTTTCTGGGAACTGTCGCTTTTGCTTATTACCTGGAAAGGAGCACAAGAAAGTGA
- the gpmA gene encoding 2,3-diphosphoglycerate-dependent phosphoglycerate mutase — protein sequence MYKVVLLRHGESTWNKENRFTGWTDVDLSEKGLAEAKNAGEVLKNEGYKFDIAYTSVLKRAIRTLWITLDGLDLMWIPVIRHWRLNERHYGALQGLNKAETAQKFGEEQVKIWRRSYDTQPPALEKTDDRFPGKDPRYADLKENELPLTECLKDTVARFVPYWEGTIAPMVKSGKRVLITAHGNSLRALVKYFDNIPENEIVELNIPTGIPLVYELDENLKPIKHYYLGDQDAIAKAAAAVANQGKVK from the coding sequence ATGTACAAAGTAGTTTTATTACGTCACGGAGAAAGTACCTGGAATAAAGAAAATCGTTTTACTGGCTGGACTGATGTTGATCTTTCTGAAAAAGGATTAGCAGAAGCAAAAAACGCTGGTGAAGTTTTAAAAAATGAAGGCTATAAATTTGATATCGCATACACATCTGTCCTTAAAAGAGCAATCAGAACTTTATGGATAACACTTGATGGATTGGATTTAATGTGGATTCCTGTTATTCGCCATTGGCGATTGAACGAAAGACATTACGGCGCTTTACAGGGATTAAACAAAGCTGAAACCGCTCAGAAGTTTGGTGAGGAACAGGTTAAGATCTGGCGTAGAAGCTACGACACACAGCCACCAGCATTAGAAAAAACCGATGATAGATTTCCTGGTAAAGATCCGCGTTATGCTGATCTTAAGGAAAATGAACTTCCACTTACTGAATGTTTAAAGGATACTGTTGCGCGTTTTGTCCCTTATTGGGAAGGTACAATTGCCCCGATGGTAAAATCGGGTAAACGTGTTTTGATTACAGCACACGGAAATAGTCTAAGAGCGTTAGTTAAATATTTTGATAACATTCCTGAAAATGAAATTGTTGAGTTAAATATTCCCACAGGAATTCCGTTAGTTTACGAGTTGGATGAAAATTTAAAGCCAATAAAACATTATTATCTTGGTGATCAGGATGCAATAGCAAAAGCCGCTGCTGCCGTTGCCAATCAGGGGAAAGTAAAATAA
- a CDS encoding monovalent cation/H(+) antiporter subunit G, whose product MIEILSGIVILLGAFFILISAIGIIRMPDLYTRMSATTKASTLGVGLVLLGTALFWQDIGISARAIIIITFLFLTAPVAAHIIGRAAYFDKVPLWKNTKVDELKGKYDEKTHELK is encoded by the coding sequence GTGATAGAAATTTTAAGCGGAATAGTAATTCTTCTTGGTGCATTTTTCATCCTGATATCTGCAATTGGAATAATCCGAATGCCCGATCTTTATACACGAATGTCTGCAACAACAAAAGCATCTACATTAGGAGTTGGGCTTGTCCTTCTCGGAACAGCTTTGTTCTGGCAGGATATAGGAATTTCTGCAAGAGCGATTATCATAATTACTTTTTTATTTTTAACTGCACCTGTTGCAGCACATATAATTGGAAGAGCAGCTTACTTTGATAAAGTTCCACTGTGGAAAAACACCAAAGTTGATGAACTAAAAGGTAAGTATGATGAAAAAACTCATGAGCTCAAATAA
- a CDS encoding MTH1187 family thiamine-binding protein: MKVIVDFCIVPIGVGLSVSKYVAECEKILKQAGLNTMLHAYGTNIEGEWDDVFSAVKKCHEKVHEMGAPRISTTLRVGTRIDREQTMEDKIKSVQLKISKDNIV, encoded by the coding sequence ATGAAAGTAATAGTAGATTTTTGCATTGTACCAATTGGAGTTGGTTTATCTGTTTCAAAATATGTTGCAGAATGTGAAAAAATTCTTAAGCAAGCTGGTTTAAATACTATGCTCCATGCTTATGGAACAAACATTGAAGGTGAGTGGGATGATGTGTTCTCAGCTGTTAAAAAATGTCATGAAAAAGTTCACGAAATGGGTGCACCAAGAATTTCCACAACATTGAGAGTGGGAACCAGAATTGATCGTGAGCAAACAATGGAAGATAAAATAAAAAGTGTACAGCTTAAGATTTCAAAAGACAATATAGTTTGA
- a CDS encoding thioesterase family protein: MQRIKIDLPNKFIFTTEISVRVYDVNFAGHLSNDSILSMVHEARILFLKNWGFSEVDTCGAGIIMFDAALQYKSQGYHGDILVFEVIVDNFIKTGCDFIFRITNKETGKEIARAKTGIAFFDYKTNKLVSVPEKFKELFDNQNK; encoded by the coding sequence ATGCAACGAATAAAAATAGACCTGCCAAATAAATTTATTTTTACTACAGAAATTTCTGTTAGAGTTTATGATGTGAACTTTGCCGGACATTTGAGCAACGACTCTATCCTTTCTATGGTACACGAAGCAAGAATTTTATTTCTAAAAAATTGGGGCTTCTCCGAAGTTGATACATGCGGCGCTGGAATAATAATGTTTGATGCCGCACTGCAATATAAATCACAGGGTTATCACGGGGACATTTTAGTTTTTGAAGTAATAGTTGATAATTTTATTAAAACCGGATGTGACTTTATTTTTAGAATAACTAACAAAGAAACCGGAAAAGAAATTGCTCGCGCTAAAACCGGCATTGCTTTTTTTGATTACAAAACAAATAAACTTGTTTCCGTACCTGAAAAATTTAAAGAGCTATTTGACAATCAAAATAAATAG
- a CDS encoding Na+/H+ antiporter subunit B, with amino-acid sequence MYSIILSTASRYLLPLMLIFSFFLLLRGHNEPGGGFVGGLVAAAAYALYLIANGVEEAKKLLKAEPIKLIAIGLLLAIVSAFISVINGQNFMTGVWANNEFPVIGKVGTPLLFDLGVYFLVLGIVTKIIFSIAEEDK; translated from the coding sequence ATGTATTCAATTATTCTTTCAACCGCTTCAAGATATCTTCTTCCCTTAATGCTGATATTTTCATTCTTTCTTTTACTACGCGGACACAATGAACCCGGTGGTGGATTCGTTGGAGGACTTGTAGCAGCCGCTGCTTATGCACTTTACTTAATAGCAAATGGTGTTGAAGAAGCAAAGAAATTACTTAAAGCTGAACCAATTAAATTAATTGCGATAGGATTACTTCTTGCTATTGTCAGTGCATTCATATCTGTGATTAATGGTCAGAATTTTATGACTGGCGTATGGGCTAATAATGAATTTCCAGTTATTGGTAAAGTCGGTACTCCACTTTTGTTTGATCTCGGCGTTTACTTTCTTGTACTTGGAATAGTCACTAAAATTATTTTTTCAATTGCAGAGGAGGATAAATAA
- a CDS encoding AEC family transporter, whose protein sequence is MLDNILFTANIVAPVFLIIAVGFFARKRKIINEIFVDVTSKFVFQISLPVFIFLKISVLDLSQVFEFSQIAYIYAGTTITYLLIWLGTIPYIKTPADKSAFIQGAFRGNYAIVGLALISNLFGHDALGKATIILAFLLPLYNVLAVIVLTIPLRTKEKSIIKSAFIDILLNPLILAVIFALPFSYYKINLPNMFVSTGTFLADLALPLALIGIGGSLNTDNLKRASNLAFSASVIKIIVIPILLTFGAYLLGYKSTDLGIMFILFACPTAIASFVMADVMGANSKLAGNIIMISTLGSVFTISLGILVLKSFSLI, encoded by the coding sequence TTGCTTGATAATATATTATTTACTGCAAACATTGTTGCACCGGTTTTTTTAATAATCGCGGTTGGATTTTTTGCAAGAAAAAGAAAAATAATAAATGAAATTTTTGTAGATGTAACTTCAAAATTTGTTTTTCAAATATCACTTCCGGTTTTTATTTTTCTTAAAATTTCAGTTCTGGATTTATCACAAGTGTTTGAGTTTAGCCAAATCGCATACATATATGCCGGAACAACAATCACTTACTTATTAATTTGGCTCGGCACAATTCCCTATATTAAAACTCCTGCTGACAAAAGTGCATTTATTCAAGGGGCGTTCAGGGGTAATTACGCGATTGTTGGACTTGCTCTTATTTCTAATTTATTTGGACACGATGCGCTTGGTAAAGCCACAATAATTTTAGCCTTTTTACTCCCTTTATATAATGTACTTGCAGTAATTGTATTAACAATTCCATTGCGTACTAAAGAAAAATCAATAATAAAATCAGCGTTTATTGATATACTATTAAACCCACTGATACTCGCAGTTATTTTCGCACTTCCATTTTCATACTATAAAATCAATCTACCAAATATGTTTGTTTCAACAGGAACTTTTCTTGCAGATCTTGCTTTGCCGCTTGCATTAATTGGAATCGGAGGTTCATTAAACACAGATAATTTAAAACGAGCTTCAAATCTGGCATTCTCAGCTTCAGTAATAAAAATTATTGTAATTCCAATCCTCCTAACCTTTGGCGCTTACCTGTTGGGATATAAAAGTACTGATTTGGGAATAATGTTTATCTTGTTTGCATGTCCAACCGCAATTGCAAGCTTTGTTATGGCTGATGTAATGGGTGCAAACTCTAAACTTGCAGGAAACATAATTATGATATCAACGCTTGGATCTGTATTTACAATATCATTAGGAATATTAGTACTAAAAAGTTTTAGTTTGATATAA
- a CDS encoding Na+/H+ antiporter subunit D, which produces MNLIIVLPIIVPLLFAVSMLFFWKNVRVHKILNVIASIFSLVVAGLLLSDVNSSGILSLQVGSWRAPFGISLVADLLASIMVLITAVIGLATSIYSLGSMDEQREKFLYYPLLQFLLMGINGAFLTGDIFNLYVWFEVMLISSFVLLALGGKREQLEGAIKYVTLNLVSSAIFLAAVGILYGIVGTLNMADIARKIPLVEHKELVTVVSFLFMVAFGIKAAVFPLFFWLPASYHTPPIAVSAIFAGLLTKVGVYALIRVFTLIFVQDTNFTHTVLLVIAGFTMLTGVLGAASQNDMRKILSFHIISQIGYMIMGLALFSPLAIAGAIFYIIHHIIVKTNLFLVSGVVDKMKGSFELKKIGGLYKYYPLLGLLFLIPALSLAGIPPLSGFWAKFVVIKAGLELNQMFIVVVALIVGLLTLFSMTKIWNEAFWKNDPRGNENILDDSFSSVSISKKVLIFSPIIVLALITIIIGLNAEPFINIANNAAAQLLNPNEYITKVLGL; this is translated from the coding sequence ATGAATCTGATTATTGTACTGCCGATAATAGTTCCTCTTTTATTTGCGGTAAGTATGCTTTTCTTCTGGAAGAATGTACGAGTTCATAAAATATTGAATGTTATTGCATCAATATTTTCTTTAGTTGTTGCCGGACTGCTTCTTTCGGACGTAAACAGTTCAGGTATTTTATCTCTTCAAGTTGGAAGCTGGCGGGCACCATTCGGTATATCACTGGTTGCTGATCTTCTTGCCTCAATTATGGTTTTGATAACGGCCGTAATCGGATTAGCGACATCAATTTATTCTCTCGGCTCAATGGATGAACAGCGCGAGAAGTTTCTGTACTATCCTCTGCTTCAATTTCTTTTGATGGGAATTAACGGTGCCTTTTTAACTGGAGATATTTTCAATCTTTACGTTTGGTTTGAAGTAATGTTAATTTCATCTTTCGTGCTTCTCGCTTTAGGAGGAAAACGTGAACAACTTGAAGGCGCAATCAAATATGTTACTCTGAACCTTGTCTCGTCAGCAATTTTTCTTGCCGCAGTTGGAATACTGTACGGAATTGTCGGTACACTCAATATGGCAGATATTGCCCGGAAGATTCCTTTAGTTGAACATAAAGAATTAGTTACTGTTGTATCCTTTTTATTTATGGTTGCATTTGGAATTAAAGCTGCTGTGTTTCCACTTTTCTTCTGGCTTCCGGCATCATATCATACTCCGCCAATTGCTGTCTCAGCAATCTTTGCAGGACTGCTTACTAAAGTTGGTGTTTATGCTTTAATAAGAGTATTCACATTAATATTTGTTCAGGATACAAATTTTACTCATACTGTACTTTTAGTAATTGCAGGATTTACAATGTTAACGGGAGTGCTTGGTGCAGCATCGCAAAACGATATGAGAAAAATTCTTTCATTCCACATCATCAGCCAAATTGGTTATATGATTATGGGACTTGCTTTATTTTCTCCACTAGCAATTGCGGGAGCAATTTTCTATATCATTCACCACATAATTGTAAAGACAAACTTATTCCTTGTTAGCGGCGTTGTGGATAAGATGAAAGGAAGCTTTGAGCTTAAAAAGATTGGCGGACTTTATAAATATTATCCTTTGCTTGGATTGCTGTTTTTAATTCCTGCACTTTCACTAGCTGGTATTCCGCCCCTTTCAGGTTTCTGGGCAAAGTTTGTTGTGATAAAAGCAGGTTTAGAATTAAATCAAATGTTTATTGTCGTTGTAGCATTGATTGTAGGATTGCTCACTCTCTTTTCAATGACAAAAATCTGGAACGAAGCTTTCTGGAAAAATGATCCGCGTGGCAATGAAAACATACTTGATGATTCTTTTTCATCGGTTTCAATTTCCAAAAAAGTATTGATATTCAGCCCGATTATAGTTTTAGCTTTGATTACGATTATAATAGGGTTAAATGCTGAACCATTTATTAACATTGCAAATAATGCTGCAGCACAATTGCTGAATCCAAATGAATATATTACAAAAGTGTTAGGATTGTAA
- a CDS encoding zf-TFIIB domain-containing protein, with translation MPVKPSDKEEEYFTKIELERRKKIEVEKLKKMAEEEKKKLKELHFMRCPKCGMELGEVDYKGIHVDKCFQCEGIWLDAGELELIAKLEKGTLDKLFGVFKR, from the coding sequence ATGCCTGTTAAACCCAGTGACAAAGAAGAGGAATACTTCACAAAAATAGAGTTAGAACGAAGAAAAAAAATTGAAGTTGAGAAACTAAAAAAAATGGCTGAAGAGGAGAAGAAAAAACTAAAGGAACTTCACTTTATGAGGTGTCCTAAGTGCGGTATGGAACTCGGTGAAGTTGATTACAAAGGAATCCATGTTGATAAATGTTTCCAGTGTGAAGGCATTTGGCTTGATGCAGGTGAACTTGAACTGATTGCAAAACTGGAAAAAGGAACACTGGATAAACTATTTGGTGTTTTCAAAAGATAA
- a CDS encoding Na+/H+ antiporter subunit E, giving the protein MKNQFLLNILLAIAWMLLSGEVTAENFIEGLIIGYLILWISKSALGGTSYFRKIPKAIGFFFYFVKELIVANLKVAFDIVTPKDYMQPGIVAVPLDAETDMEITLLANLITLTPGTLSLDVSKDKKVLYIHTLYFDDTEKFIAEIKNGMEKRLLEVLR; this is encoded by the coding sequence ATGAAGAACCAGTTTTTATTAAATATTCTTTTAGCAATTGCATGGATGCTACTAAGCGGAGAAGTTACTGCCGAAAATTTTATTGAAGGTTTGATTATTGGTTACTTAATTCTCTGGATTTCAAAATCTGCTTTGGGAGGAACGAGCTACTTTAGGAAAATTCCGAAAGCTATAGGTTTCTTTTTCTACTTTGTTAAAGAACTTATAGTTGCTAATCTTAAAGTTGCATTCGATATAGTAACTCCAAAAGATTATATGCAACCGGGAATTGTTGCCGTCCCTTTAGATGCAGAAACGGATATGGAAATTACGCTTCTTGCAAACTTAATTACATTAACTCCCGGCACACTAAGTCTTGATGTTTCAAAGGATAAAAAGGTTTTGTACATCCACACACTTTATTTTGATGACACAGAAAAGTTCATAGCAGAAATAAAAAATGGAATGGAGAAAAGACTTCTTGAGGTGCTGCGATGA